The genomic DNA TCGACCGGCTGACGATGCTGCTCACCGGCTGCACCTCGATTCGCGAGGTCATCCTGTTCCCCCACCTGCGCGCCCGGGACTGACGCCTGGCGCGCAGCCCGCGGCTCCCCTGCCCTGGCCCCCTCGACCGCCTCGACGCATGCGACGCCGCCACATGGCGCCTCCAACCCGTAGCCCAACCCTGGCGCGGGTAGATCCCTGTGAGGCTGAGGAAGAAGCCGCGACGCCAGAGAGGAATGTGAATATGTGGTGGGTAGCCACCCCATATGCGGTTCGCTTCTCTCTGACAGGCGTCTTCATCAACCATCCTGGGGGAAGCTTCGGGAAGCAGCCTCGCCGCGGACCTGCCGGCGTCTGCTATCCGGCAGCCGAGGCGGTCAGTCGTCGGGCAGTTCGGTAGGCAGGCTGACGATCCCGGGGACCGGCGAGAACACCAGCCACAAGCTGCCCAGACCGGCGCCAATCACGCCCACCAGCAAGGTCACACGCAAGCCGAACACCTCCGCCAGCGCGCCTCCAGCCAGCATCCCGAACGGGCTGACCGCCAGGGCCATCAGCTCCATGCTGCGTTCACCCGCCCGAGCAGTGCCCGCGGGGCGAGCGCCTGGCTGAGGCTAAGTTCACCGATGAAGAAGACCATCAAGGCGAAGTCGCCGGCGAGTTGGCCCACGAGCAGGAAGAGCGCGCCCCAGGGTGCGATCGCTGGCGCCAGCGGGGTGAGAAAGGCAACGGCGCCGCGGAAGATGAAGGCCGCGATCAGCGTCCGCCCGAGCCCATAGCGGACGCTCAATCGGCTGGCCGCGCCTGCGCCCAGGAGTGCCCCGACCCGCCGCTGGCGATCAGCAGACCGAGGATCGCCGGCTGGGTCGAGAGCACGCGCAGGGCGAACAGGACGTACAGGGCCCCGAAGAACCCACCGAAGAAGTAGAAGAATCCGCTGGCGCCTGCCAGGGCGCGCAGCCTCCGGTCGCGGCGGACCCACCCCCAGCCTGCCAGGGCCTGGCGCCACAGTCCCTCGGAAGAACCCCGCGGAGCCGGCGCCGCCTCTCGGCGGCCGATCAACGCCAGGCTGATGCCCGAGAACAGGAAGGTGACTGCATCGACCAGGATGGCGATCGGACCCCCCAGGGCCTGGACGAGAGTCCCTCCCAGGGCCGCCCCGCCAATCTCTACAAGGGAGTCCCCGACCTCGAGCTTGCGTTGGCCTCGATCCGCTGGCTCCCCTCCACCAGGCTGGGGACGTAGGTGGGGAAGGCAACCTTGAACACTACGCTGAACCCGCCTACGAGAAACGACACGACCAGGAGCAGCATCAGATCCAGCCGGCCTAGAACGGCCGCCAGGGAAATCGTGAGCAGCAGAGCGGCACGAGCGATGTCTGCGGCGATCATCACGGGTCGACGGCGGAATCGATCGGCGATCAGGCCTGCCGGCAGGCCGAACGCCAGGGCCGCGGCCGAACCTGCGGCAGCCAGCAGGCCGAGCTGAAGCGGCGAGGCCGCGAGTACCAGAACGGCGGTGAAGGGGAGCGCCTCGCGGCTCACGGTCGAACCGAGGCTGGAGATGGTTTGACCGGCCCACAGCCGGCGGAATGGAGCATCCTTCCACAGCGAGTTGGGGGAGGAGGGCGGGGCTTTCATCGCCGTCGGGAGGAGGCAACGGGGAGAGCCGTCAGGACGGACGCCTGACCGGTTGAAGGGCAGCATCAATCAGCCCGCAGGGCGAAGGGGAGCGGGCTCAACCCCGGCGAGGCGGCTGCCAGCCGGCCAACTTGCGCCAGGTGGCGTAGCGCGAGGTTAGGTGGATCGCATGGGAGGACTGCCGGCAGACCAACTGTGCCTGCCTAAAGGCTTGTGCCATGGAAGGCCCGTCATGGAACGGTGGGAGCAGCATGCGCGACCGGCCAACCTCGCGGTAGGAGTGGGCATCCGATCCAGCGGTGCCCGGCTTGCCCTCAGTGGAAGCCAGACGTTCCGCCTGGGGGTTGGCATCTCGGACCATGCTGCGTGAGTTGAAGGCCTCAATGGCATCGACCAGCGGCAGGATTCGGCGCAGGTCTTCTTCCTTCCAGGCACCCGATCGGCGGTGGTCATACGGGTGAGCGACGCTGATCGCCGCCTGCTGGCCCCGCAGGCGGCGGATGGTCTCCTCCGGGGTCAAGCCGGCCGGGATGTGCTCCCGGACGAAGTACGCCAGCAGCTCGCCCTGGGTGGTCATGATTTCCTCACCGACGATGATGAAATCCGGCGCCAGCCGGGCGGCCTCCAGGGCGCCGCCGATCGCGTTGTGATCGGTGATCGCCAAACGGTCCAGACCGGCGTCCTGGGCTACCGCGATCAGTCGGTCGGGTAGCATCAAGCTGTCCTTGGACCAGTAGGTGTGGCAGTGGGTTTCGACTGCGAGCAGTTCCGGCATGCGTGGCGCTAGCCGCCGCTCTGCAGAAGGCGAAGGCCCCCGTACACCAGCCCGGCGACCGCTGCCAGGGCCACTGCGGCCTGGACCACGGTTCTGGGCTGCATGCCGGGCATGACAACTTGTCCATCGCCGTACGAACGGAACAGCTTGCCCCACGGAGTCTGCAGGGCTTGCGCCACGCGCCGCCGGCCGACAAACGGATACCAGTACACGTTGTGGTAGAAGTTGCTGGCGAAGTACGACCAGGGAACTAGGGGGCTCTGAAGCAAAGGTTTCTCCAGCGGCTTGAGCGGCCCATGGTAGATCAGCTTCTGGCCGCGGCTGGCGAACGTATCTTCCTGCACGAATCCCCAGGCCGGTTCCTGTTCGATGTCGTGGCCGACGATCTCGATTTCCCGCGGATCGCCGACCCCCAATCCGAGCTCGTGGGCCCGCCGGATGAAGCGGATCTTCATCGGGTCGAAGCCTTG from Anaerolineales bacterium includes the following:
- a CDS encoding MFS transporter encodes the protein MKAPPSSPNSLWKDAPFRRLWAGQTISSLGSTVSREALPFTAVLVLAASPLQLGLLAAAGSAAALAFGLPAGLIADRFRRRPVMIAADIARAALLLTISLAAVLGRLDLMLLLVVSFLVGGFSVVFKVAFPTYVPSLVEGSQRIEANASSRSGTPL
- a CDS encoding PHP domain-containing protein codes for the protein MPELLAVETHCHTYWSKDSLMLPDRLIAVAQDAGLDRLAITDHNAIGGALEAARLAPDFIIVGEEIMTTQGELLAYFVREHIPAGLTPEETIRRLRGQQAAISVAHPYDHRRSGAWKEEDLRRILPLVDAIEAFNSRSMVRDANPQAERLASTEGKPGTAGSDAHSYREVGRSRMLLPPFHDGPSMAQAFRQAQLVCRQSSHAIHLTSRYATWRKLAGWQPPRRG